CCTTCTTGTCGATGGCCTTCAAATCGTCCTCGCTGACGCCCTTCTGCGCCAGAAGTCGCGCCTTGACCTGCTCGATCGGGTCGTGCTCGGAGCGCATCTTCTGCACCTCGTCCTTCGAGCGGTATTTCGCCGGGTCGGACATGGAGTGGCCGCGATAGCGGTAGGTCTGCATCTCGAGGATGATCGGGCCGTTGCCGGCGCGGCACCACTCGACCGCCATGTCGCCGGCCGACTTGACCGCGCGCACGTCCATGCCGTCGACCTGGATGCCGGGGATGCGGAAGGAGACGCCGCGCTGGGAGAAATCGGTCTCGGCCGACGAGCGCGTCACCGCCGTGCCCATGGCGTAGCGGTTGTTCTCGATGATGTAGATGACCGGCAGCTTCCACAGCGAGGCCATGTTGAACGCCTCGTAGACCTGGCCCTGGTTGGCCGCGCCGTCGCCGAAGAAGGTGAGCGAGACCGCGTCGTTGCCGCGATAACGGTTGGCGAAGGCGAGGCCGGTGCCGAGCGGCACCTGCGCGCCGACGATGCCGTGGCCGCCGTAGAAATTCTTCTCCTTGGAGAACATGTGCATCGAGCCGCCCTTGCCCCTGGAGTAGCCTCCGCGGCGCCCCGTGAGCTCGGCCATCACCCCGCGCGCGCTCATCTCCATGGCCAGCATGTGGCCGTGGTCGCGGTAGGCGGTGATCATCTGGTCGCCTTCCTTGATGGCCATGGCCATGCCGGTGACGACAGCTTCCTGCCCGATATAGAGATGACAGAACCCGCCGATGAAGCCCATGCCGTAGAGCTGGCCGGCCTTTTCCTCGAAGCGGCGGATCAGGAGCATGTCCCGATAGGCCTTGAGGTCCTCGTCCTTGGAAAACTTCGCCGGCGGCGGCGTTCTCGGTGTCTGCTGGCTGTCGGCGCCTGCCCTGGATTTCGCAGGCGTCTTACGGGCGGCTGTCGCCATCGCTCGCTCCCTCTTCGTCTCAACTCCCGGAAGGAGAGCCGAGCCCTCCCTTTGTGTTTTGCCAGAGGCTAGCACGGAGCAAAGACCTCCGCCATGCGGAAAAACGCATGGCAGGAATGCCGATAATCTTCATAAGTATATGAAATTAAATGATTAACTTGATTTCAGTTAATCATTGTCCTCGATCATTGCTGCGCTGCCGCATGATGATGACTTCGTCACCGAGAGCCATGTTGAGCGCGCGCCGGGCATGCTCGTCCAGCATGTCCTTCTCCAGCGAGCCGTCATTCAACAGGCTGAGGCGCTGCTCCAGACGGGTGCGCTCGGCCTGCACCTTCGCCAGATCGGCCTCGAGCGCGGCGACCCGCGTCTCCAGCCGGTATTTCGAATAGATGCCGTACTCGCCGTGGAAGGCATGGAAGCCGAAATAGGACAGGAACGCAGCCGAGATCGCCGGCACGATCAGAGCGCCGGTGTTGCGTTTCTTGCGCTGGCGAGTCCACATAGGCACGACGATACCTTCAAGCTGCATCCCCCATCTGCCATGCTTATGCTTAAAGCCCGGTTACCGTTTTCGGCTCGCGCCACGGTCCGGCGCCAGAGAGGGCGCTCGACCTCGAGACGTTTATCGAGATCGTTGTCATACAACGCCCAGTCGCGATCTTTTGCCGCCTCATATATCATTACTCCCTCTCCGGCCCGGAGGGTTCTATAGCGTATTGAATTCGAGGCTAACTTTCGTCAGTTGCCCGGTGCCGGGCGCCCAGTAAGCATTCACGCCCATGGAGTAAGCTATGCTCGGCATCAGGCGCGCCAGAAGCGATTCTCCGTAGAACCTGCGCCCGGAAGCCGGGATGAGCCAAACCGCATGTATCCGATACATATCGTTATGCGGGATCTCCCCCGGAAGGTAAATCCGACTGGAAAAACCTTGCGCTGTAAACCACCGATCGGCATCCGGATAATTCCCGATGCGATTCAATACACGAAACAGACAAACCTCAGCTTCAAAGGGATCGTGAATTCTGGACCATGCAAAGTTTTTAAGGACCGTCTCTTCGGGGAACGTATCCCAAAGAGGTCGCTCACCCCATGAGAACAGGCAAGAATCGAGATCGGGAAATCGCCGAAG
Above is a genomic segment from Aquamicrobium sp. containing:
- the pdhA gene encoding pyruvate dehydrogenase (acetyl-transferring) E1 component subunit alpha — translated: MATAARKTPAKSRAGADSQQTPRTPPPAKFSKDEDLKAYRDMLLIRRFEEKAGQLYGMGFIGGFCHLYIGQEAVVTGMAMAIKEGDQMITAYRDHGHMLAMEMSARGVMAELTGRRGGYSRGKGGSMHMFSKEKNFYGGHGIVGAQVPLGTGLAFANRYRGNDAVSLTFFGDGAANQGQVYEAFNMASLWKLPVIYIIENNRYAMGTAVTRSSAETDFSQRGVSFRIPGIQVDGMDVRAVKSAGDMAVEWCRAGNGPIILEMQTYRYRGHSMSDPAKYRSKDEVQKMRSEHDPIEQVKARLLAQKGVSEDDLKAIDKKVRDIVADAADFAQSDPEPDVSELYTDVLL
- a CDS encoding septum formation initiator family protein, which translates into the protein MWTRQRKKRNTGALIVPAISAAFLSYFGFHAFHGEYGIYSKYRLETRVAALEADLAKVQAERTRLEQRLSLLNDGSLEKDMLDEHARRALNMALGDEVIIMRQRSNDRGQ